In the genome of Ignavibacteriales bacterium, one region contains:
- a CDS encoding NADH-quinone oxidoreductase subunit M — protein sequence MENFPILSLITFLPVLGMLFILFIPKSQEKIIKSLTLLITGIQVILAGIILMNYNYGLSGINDPNSFQFVEKFSWIEISGFSWIGTIKIDYFLGIDGMSVTMVLLTALITFIATLSSWSISKSVKGYMALFLLLDTGMMGVFVALDFFLFYIFWELMLLPMYFLIGIWGGPRREYAAIKFFLYTLFGSIFILLVMIGLYFSSMETLADGTKVFTFNMLTMMDANSYNQTGILSPLNPANLRFIAYIALFAGFAIKIPMFPFHTWLPDAHVEAPTAISVILAGVLLKMGTYGILRICYPIFPEITHQLVWYIALFGMINIIYGALCAMAQKDFKKLIAYSSVSHMGFVMLGMASLNTIGISGAILQMFNHGTITAMLFLIVGVVYDRAHTRDIDAFGGLANQMPVYTGFVTLAFFAAIGLPGLSGFVSEAFVFLGAFGLESIRVVTVISTLGILLGAGYMLWTLQRVFLGTLKEKWSTLTDMNMREYFMLVPLSIIVIFLGVYPASMLNLMNTSVNAMVKFMAESKAIFSSLAGF from the coding sequence ATGGAAAACTTTCCAATCTTATCGTTAATAACTTTCCTCCCGGTACTGGGAATGTTGTTCATCCTCTTCATTCCCAAATCACAGGAAAAAATTATTAAAAGTTTAACTCTGCTTATAACCGGAATTCAGGTTATACTTGCCGGAATCATTTTAATGAATTACAATTATGGTTTAAGCGGAATAAATGATCCAAACTCATTCCAGTTTGTAGAAAAATTCAGTTGGATTGAGATCAGCGGATTCTCCTGGATTGGAACAATCAAAATAGATTACTTCCTCGGCATCGATGGAATGAGTGTTACAATGGTTCTACTTACGGCACTCATTACATTTATCGCAACACTTTCTTCGTGGAGTATAAGTAAGTCAGTTAAAGGTTATATGGCTCTCTTCCTTTTGCTTGATACAGGAATGATGGGAGTGTTCGTTGCTCTCGACTTTTTCTTATTCTACATTTTCTGGGAACTGATGCTTCTTCCAATGTACTTCTTAATTGGTATCTGGGGCGGACCGAGAAGAGAATATGCAGCAATTAAATTTTTCCTCTACACTTTGTTCGGAAGTATTTTCATTCTTCTTGTAATGATCGGACTATATTTCAGTTCGATGGAAACACTTGCAGATGGAACAAAAGTTTTCACATTCAACATGCTTACAATGATGGATGCGAATAGTTATAATCAAACAGGAATTTTGTCGCCGCTTAATCCGGCTAACCTAAGGTTTATAGCTTACATAGCTTTGTTTGCAGGCTTTGCGATTAAGATACCTATGTTCCCCTTCCATACGTGGTTACCTGACGCACACGTCGAAGCACCAACAGCAATAAGTGTTATACTTGCAGGTGTTTTGCTGAAGATGGGAACATATGGAATACTAAGAATTTGTTATCCGATATTCCCTGAAATCACTCATCAGCTTGTATGGTACATTGCGCTGTTTGGAATGATAAATATTATTTACGGTGCGTTATGCGCAATGGCACAAAAAGATTTTAAGAAGTTGATCGCATATTCCTCCGTGTCCCACATGGGGTTTGTAATGCTTGGTATGGCATCATTAAACACGATAGGAATTTCAGGCGCAATACTTCAGATGTTTAATCACGGAACAATTACAGCAATGCTCTTCCTTATTGTGGGTGTTGTTTATGACAGAGCACATACAAGAGATATTGACGCATTCGGCGGTCTCGCAAACCAGATGCCTGTTTATACCGGATTCGTTACACTTGCATTTTTTGCCGCGATAGGATTACCAGGTTTGAGTGGCTTTGTTTCTGAAGCATTTGTTTTCCTCGGTGCATTCGGACTTGAATCAATAAGAGTCGTTACGGTTATTTCTACACTCGGTATTCTGTTAGGTGCGGGATATATGTTGTGGACATTGCAAAGAGTTTTTCTTGGAACATTAAAAGAAAAATGGTCAACATTAACTGACATGAATATGCGCGAATATTTTATGCTGGTACCACTAAGCATAATAGTCATATTCCTTGGTGTTTACCCTGCATCAATGTTAAACCTGATGAATACATCGGTGAATGCAATGGTTAAGTTTATGGCTGAATCAAAAGCGATATTCAGCTCATTAGCAGGATTTTAA
- the erpA gene encoding iron-sulfur cluster insertion protein ErpA: MSNVQTESEIKVTDKAAKEIKRIMEENKIPSDYGLRVGVKGGGCSGLTYTLGFDGDTREGDMIVESKEVKLLVDGKSLFYLTGTELDFSDGLNGKGFIFNNPNAQKTCGCGESFGV; the protein is encoded by the coding sequence ATGTCAAACGTACAAACTGAATCTGAAATAAAAGTAACAGATAAAGCAGCAAAAGAAATAAAAAGAATTATGGAAGAAAATAAAATCCCTTCCGACTATGGTTTGCGTGTAGGTGTTAAAGGCGGAGGATGTTCCGGTTTAACGTATACACTTGGGTTTGACGGAGATACACGTGAAGGTGATATGATAGTTGAATCCAAAGAAGTTAAACTTCTGGTCGATGGTAAAAGTTTATTTTATCTTACAGGAACTGAACTCGATTTTAGTGACGGATTAAATGGTAAAGGATTTATTTTCAATAATCCAAATGCACAAAAAACCTGCGGCTGCGGCGAATCATTCGGAGTATAA
- a CDS encoding NADH-quinone oxidoreductase subunit J, translating into MNVYDIIFYLFAAITVLSAFFVVTVRNIVHSAFYLLFTFFGVTGIYVLLGADFVAIVQLVVYVGGILILLLFGVMLTNKITHVQIKTGTLQIVPAAVGVGLLAGILAAALFNTQWKTVDSVIPNSTAQSLGYLLISDYALVFELLGILLLIALIGAASMARR; encoded by the coding sequence ATGAATGTATATGATATAATATTTTATTTGTTTGCTGCCATTACAGTTTTGTCAGCGTTCTTTGTTGTCACAGTAAGAAATATTGTTCACTCAGCTTTTTATTTACTTTTTACGTTTTTCGGTGTAACAGGAATTTATGTTTTGCTTGGTGCCGACTTTGTCGCTATTGTTCAGCTTGTTGTTTATGTCGGAGGAATTTTAATCCTGCTTTTATTTGGTGTGATGCTTACGAATAAGATCACACACGTTCAGATAAAAACAGGAACACTTCAGATTGTACCCGCAGCAGTTGGAGTTGGATTATTAGCCGGGATTCTTGCAGCAGCATTATTCAACACACAATGGAAAACAGTTGATTCTGTAATTCCGAATTCAACTGCACAAAGTCTTGGTTACTTGTTGATTTCAGACTACGCCTTGGTTTTTGAACTGCTCGGTATTTTATTATTGATCGCACTGATTGGTGCGGCTTCTATGGCAAGGAGATAA
- the nuoK gene encoding NADH-quinone oxidoreductase subunit NuoK, producing the protein MSQIGLHHFLVISTILFSLGIFGIITRRNAVMVLMGIELILNAANINFIAFSRFGNFGYGGQLMALFVIVLAAAEAAIALAIVLNIYKTFSTVNVDEIDKLKD; encoded by the coding sequence ATGAGTCAGATTGGATTACATCATTTTTTAGTTATCAGCACAATACTTTTTTCATTAGGGATATTCGGCATCATTACAAGAAGAAATGCAGTAATGGTATTGATGGGAATTGAACTTATCCTTAACGCGGCTAACATAAACTTCATTGCTTTTTCACGCTTCGGAAATTTCGGATACGGCGGACAGCTTATGGCGTTATTCGTAATAGTACTTGCTGCTGCGGAAGCTGCTATAGCACTTGCTATCGTACTTAACATTTATAAAACATTCTCAACTGTTAACGTTGATGAAATAGATAAATTAAAAGATTAA
- a CDS encoding Rrf2 family transcriptional regulator — protein MLKLSKKTEYAFMAVKYIALNQNGCCITAKEISDKYDISYELLSKVLQRLNKHQIVSSFQGAKGGYVLNKSPFELTLIDIIRAIEDDYKITDCMNGKGTTDDCRHVECCTIRDPLLKVQKEIERVFSQTTLNQIL, from the coding sequence ATGCTTAAGTTATCAAAAAAGACAGAATACGCATTTATGGCAGTTAAATACATTGCACTCAATCAAAACGGGTGCTGTATAACGGCTAAGGAAATATCAGATAAGTATGATATCTCCTATGAACTGCTTTCAAAGGTTTTGCAAAGATTAAACAAACATCAGATTGTAAGTTCATTCCAGGGTGCTAAAGGAGGATATGTTCTGAATAAATCTCCTTTTGAACTTACTTTGATTGATATTATCAGAGCCATAGAAGACGATTATAAAATAACTGATTGCATGAATGGCAAAGGAACAACAGACGACTGCAGACACGTTGAATGTTGCACGATACGCGATCCTCTTTTAAAAGTTCAAAAGGAAATAGAAAGAGTTTTCAGTCAAACAACTTTAAATCAGATTTTGTAG
- the nuoH gene encoding NADH-quinone oxidoreductase subunit NuoH — protein sequence MIYDILFDLTGSEIAAAFIQSLLPLFAFILPFALIAVLLERKVSAHMQDRLGPMRVGFHGILQTVADILKLIQKEDIIAKDNDKPLFNLAPVLVFMGSYAAFAAIPFSSSFIGGNIDLGLFYIIAVSGLVVAGILMAGWASNNKYSLLGAMRSAAQIVSYEIPTMLVVLAIVMITGTLNLYTLSEMQTGYFWNWMILGGPTTGLEKILFIPLMFVGFLVIYISTLAEVNRTPFDIPEAESELVSGYHTEYSGMKFAMFFLAEYANMFAVSAIVAAIFFGGYQSPFGYLGNTLDIGWLIPVEQFFWFTFKGLFFVFVQMWLRWTLPRLRVDQLMTVCWKYLIPIAFVNLLIIGLITVL from the coding sequence ATGATATACGATATACTTTTTGACCTTACCGGAAGTGAAATTGCTGCAGCGTTTATTCAAAGTTTATTACCGCTTTTTGCTTTCATACTTCCTTTTGCACTTATTGCCGTATTGCTTGAACGAAAAGTTTCTGCGCATATGCAGGACAGGCTCGGACCAATGAGAGTCGGTTTTCACGGAATACTTCAAACTGTTGCTGATATTTTAAAGTTGATACAGAAAGAAGACATTATTGCGAAGGATAATGACAAACCACTTTTCAACCTGGCACCCGTTTTAGTTTTTATGGGTAGTTATGCTGCTTTTGCCGCAATACCATTTTCAAGTTCATTTATTGGAGGGAACATTGATCTCGGTCTTTTCTATATAATAGCCGTATCAGGATTAGTAGTTGCAGGAATCTTAATGGCTGGCTGGGCTTCAAACAATAAATATTCATTACTCGGTGCAATGAGATCGGCTGCGCAAATCGTAAGCTACGAAATTCCCACAATGCTTGTTGTTCTTGCAATAGTTATGATAACCGGAACTCTTAATCTTTACACATTAAGTGAAATGCAAACCGGCTACTTCTGGAATTGGATGATACTCGGAGGACCAACTACAGGATTGGAAAAAATACTTTTCATTCCTTTAATGTTTGTTGGTTTCCTTGTGATATATATAAGTACTCTTGCGGAAGTTAACAGAACTCCTTTTGATATTCCTGAAGCTGAATCAGAATTAGTTTCCGGTTACCATACCGAATATTCAGGAATGAAGTTCGCAATGTTCTTCCTTGCTGAGTACGCGAATATGTTTGCTGTATCTGCAATTGTTGCCGCCATCTTTTTCGGTGGTTATCAATCACCATTCGGGTATCTCGGTAATACTCTGGATATCGGCTGGTTAATTCCTGTTGAACAATTTTTCTGGTTCACATTTAAAGGTCTGTTCTTTGTGTTTGTTCAAATGTGGTTAAGATGGACTTTACCAAGGTTGCGTGTTGATCAGCTTATGACAGTATGCTGGAAGTATCTGATACCGATTGCGTTCGTTAATCTTTTAATTATTGGTTTAATAACAGTTTTGTGA
- a CDS encoding NADH-quinone oxidoreductase subunit N, with protein MDTSLASLTESLKLIQPELCISIFLVILVTVDLIMHKNKSLLPYISLLGLLTTGYFLFAQTGINTFAFVSASGKGMLAIDSFGVFFKVLVIFSSIVIVLLSMGSKEIKSVTERHGEYYSLIFGMILGMMVMISATDLIVVYLGLELVSLSSYVLAGFVKDSVRNSEASLKYIIYGGTSSGIMLFGISILYGLTGTTNLSEINSLIQNPGFTNLTFLLAGLFVFVGIGFKISAAPFHFWTPDVYEGSPIPFTAYLSIASKAAGFALLIRFIKITFIESIDTSGFWSLLSLIDWQTIIIVLSILTMTLGNFAALWQDNMKRMLAYSSIAHAGYMLLGLAVLSNQGIVAILIYFAVYAFMNLGAFFVVMLIANRIGSEELDDYKGLGYATPLLGVSLAIFLVSLTGLPPTAGFIGKLYLFVALVDANMIFVAIIALLNSVVSLYYYVRVLKNMFLVHPTGDPIKFEISPANTLLLAALVVPVIVFGIYFTPLVDFAKNSISMLGI; from the coding sequence GTGGATACATCACTCGCATCATTAACTGAAAGTCTGAAACTTATTCAGCCTGAATTGTGTATTTCAATATTCTTAGTAATACTTGTTACAGTTGATCTGATAATGCACAAGAATAAATCTTTGCTTCCTTATATATCACTTCTTGGTTTGCTAACAACCGGGTACTTTCTATTTGCACAAACAGGAATAAATACTTTTGCATTTGTTAGTGCTTCCGGTAAAGGTATGCTGGCCATTGATTCGTTTGGTGTATTCTTTAAAGTACTTGTTATATTTTCTTCAATTGTTATAGTTCTTCTTTCAATGGGTTCAAAGGAAATAAAATCCGTAACAGAACGCCACGGAGAATATTATTCTTTGATCTTTGGTATGATACTCGGAATGATGGTGATGATCTCAGCTACAGATCTTATTGTCGTTTATCTTGGATTAGAACTTGTTTCCCTCTCTTCCTATGTTCTTGCAGGCTTTGTAAAAGATTCTGTAAGAAACAGCGAAGCTTCATTAAAATATATTATTTACGGCGGCACTTCTTCAGGAATAATGTTGTTTGGAATTTCTATCCTCTATGGACTTACTGGAACTACAAATCTTTCTGAAATTAATTCACTTATCCAGAATCCCGGTTTCACTAATCTAACTTTTCTGTTAGCAGGGCTGTTTGTTTTTGTTGGAATAGGATTTAAGATATCAGCAGCACCATTTCATTTCTGGACTCCCGATGTTTATGAAGGTTCACCAATCCCTTTCACAGCATATCTTTCAATAGCAAGTAAAGCCGCTGGATTCGCATTACTAATCCGGTTCATAAAAATCACTTTCATCGAATCAATTGATACATCAGGATTCTGGAGTCTGCTTTCATTAATAGATTGGCAGACAATTATAATTGTTCTTTCAATACTCACAATGACGCTTGGAAACTTTGCTGCATTGTGGCAGGACAATATGAAACGTATGCTTGCTTACTCAAGTATCGCTCACGCTGGTTATATGCTGCTTGGTCTAGCTGTTTTGTCTAACCAGGGAATTGTTGCTATACTAATTTACTTTGCGGTATATGCATTTATGAATCTGGGTGCTTTCTTTGTTGTGATGTTAATCGCCAACAGAATCGGAAGTGAAGAACTTGATGATTATAAAGGACTTGGATATGCTACTCCCCTGCTCGGTGTTTCGCTTGCAATATTTTTAGTTTCACTAACAGGACTTCCTCCAACTGCTGGCTTTATCGGAAAGCTTTATCTTTTTGTTGCATTGGTTGATGCAAACATGATTTTCGTTGCTATTATAGCTTTACTCAACAGTGTAGTTTCACTTTATTACTACGTAAGGGTTTTGAAAAACATGTTCCTTGTACATCCAACCGGTGACCCAATTAAATTTGAAATCTCACCCGCAAATACTTTATTGCTGGCTGCCTTAGTCGTTCCGGTAATAGTCTTTGGAATCTACTTTACACCTTTAGTTGATTTTGCAAAAAATTCAATTTCAATGTTAGGTATCTGA
- a CDS encoding NADH-quinone oxidoreductase subunit I, giving the protein MREYLNNIWTGLNTIFIGMKITFKHMFVPAVTIQYPEVKPRLPERERNRLYVNMDDCIGCDQCSRACPVSCIEIETVKSLPAEDLGKTSNGKKKALWVTKFDIDIAKCCYCQLCVFPCPTECIYMTDVYEFSEYERKNLVYDFVTLTPQEVEEKKANFAKMEAEKAAQKAAPKPPVEKPAVPPKTDEQKG; this is encoded by the coding sequence ATGAGAGAGTATCTTAATAATATCTGGACAGGACTTAACACAATCTTCATTGGTATGAAGATAACATTCAAACATATGTTTGTACCGGCTGTTACAATTCAGTATCCGGAAGTAAAACCCCGTCTGCCTGAAAGAGAAAGAAACCGCCTGTACGTTAATATGGATGACTGCATTGGCTGTGATCAATGTTCACGTGCTTGTCCTGTAAGCTGTATCGAAATTGAAACTGTTAAATCATTACCGGCTGAAGATCTTGGCAAAACTTCAAACGGAAAAAAGAAAGCTCTGTGGGTAACTAAGTTTGATATTGATATAGCAAAATGTTGTTACTGCCAGTTATGTGTATTCCCCTGCCCGACTGAATGTATTTATATGACAGATGTATATGAGTTTTCAGAATACGAAAGAAAAAATCTCGTTTATGATTTTGTAACTCTCACTCCGCAGGAAGTTGAAGAGAAAAAAGCAAACTTTGCAAAAATGGAAGCTGAAAAAGCTGCTCAGAAAGCTGCACCTAAACCACCTGTAGAAAAACCTGCAGTTCCTCCAAAAACTGATGAGCAGAAGGGTTAA
- a CDS encoding superoxide dismutase: protein MAKFELPALPYNYDALEPFIDKMTMEIHHTKHHNAYVTNLNNAVANTEMEGKSLEELMAGISKLPAAVRNNGGGHYNHSLFWQIMKKGSAAPSGKLGDAINSAFGSFDEFKKQFSTAAATRFGSGWAWLIVKDNKLVVSSTPNQDNPLMDVADVKGSPIMGIDVWEHAYYLKYQNRRPEYIENWFNVINWEEVAARFSALVK, encoded by the coding sequence ATGGCAAAATTCGAATTACCTGCACTGCCTTATAATTATGATGCACTTGAACCATTCATCGATAAAATGACGATGGAAATACATCACACGAAACACCACAATGCTTATGTGACTAATCTTAACAACGCGGTTGCTAACACCGAGATGGAAGGCAAATCACTTGAAGAACTGATGGCTGGAATTTCAAAACTTCCTGCTGCAGTGAGAAATAACGGCGGCGGACATTACAATCATTCTCTATTCTGGCAGATAATGAAAAAAGGTTCGGCAGCACCTTCAGGTAAACTTGGGGATGCAATTAATTCAGCATTCGGCAGCTTTGATGAATTCAAAAAACAATTCAGCACTGCCGCTGCAACAAGATTTGGTTCTGGCTGGGCATGGCTCATAGTGAAAGACAATAAACTTGTTGTCTCATCAACACCAAACCAGGATAATCCTTTAATGGATGTTGCTGATGTTAAAGGTTCTCCTATTATGGGTATCGATGTTTGGGAACATGCTTACTATTTGAAATATCAGAACAGAAGACCTGAATACATTGAGAACTGGTTCAACGTCATCAATTGGGAAGAAGTCGCAGCCCGATTTAGTGCACTTGTAAAATAA
- a CDS encoding cysteine desulfurase, which translates to MIKFPIYLDNQATTPVDPEVFETMKPYYMDKFGNASSKSHSFGWEADSAVENSRKKIASLFNADPKQVVFTSGATESINLVHQGVASTYRNKGKHIITCATEHTAVLQSLEYLEKHGFEIQVLRSEGNGKVNPELIKKNIREDTILVSVMTVNNEIGTINDIEKISEICTERNVIFHTDATQAIGKLKFSEMKNLPDLISFTAHKIYGPKGIGALVFGNAHKRIRLKPLVYGGGQEMNIRPGTLNVPAIAGFGKAVELAINNFDEENKRIKNLQQKLFNGLKKNISNIELNGDINDRIPNNLNIIFNDVKANDILLSIREIAVSTGSACASGEAKKSHVLSALGLSSDKISSSVRFGIGRFNTEEEIDFVIEKLTETINRLKSKNNFISTEERTLTK; encoded by the coding sequence ATGATAAAATTTCCAATATATCTCGATAACCAGGCAACAACACCGGTTGATCCAGAAGTCTTTGAAACGATGAAGCCTTATTACATGGATAAATTCGGTAATGCTTCCAGTAAGTCACATAGCTTTGGCTGGGAAGCCGACAGCGCAGTCGAAAATTCACGGAAAAAAATTGCTTCACTATTTAATGCCGATCCCAAGCAGGTTGTTTTCACTTCAGGGGCTACGGAATCGATCAATCTTGTTCATCAGGGTGTTGCATCAACTTACAGGAATAAAGGGAAACATATTATTACGTGTGCTACAGAGCATACGGCTGTTTTACAATCTCTTGAGTATCTTGAAAAACACGGATTTGAAATTCAGGTTTTACGTTCAGAAGGAAATGGGAAAGTTAATCCTGAACTGATTAAAAAAAATATCCGGGAAGATACAATTCTTGTCTCGGTTATGACGGTCAACAATGAAATTGGTACCATAAACGATATAGAAAAAATAAGTGAAATCTGTACAGAGCGAAATGTGATTTTTCACACCGACGCGACACAGGCAATTGGTAAATTAAAATTTAGTGAGATGAAAAATCTTCCTGATCTTATCTCTTTCACTGCACATAAAATTTACGGACCTAAAGGAATTGGCGCACTTGTGTTTGGCAATGCTCACAAACGAATCAGATTAAAACCTTTGGTTTACGGCGGTGGTCAGGAAATGAATATACGTCCCGGCACTTTGAATGTACCTGCAATAGCAGGCTTTGGTAAAGCAGTTGAATTGGCAATAAATAATTTTGATGAAGAAAATAAACGAATAAAGAACTTACAGCAAAAGTTATTTAACGGACTTAAAAAAAATATCAGTAACATTGAACTCAATGGTGATATCAATGATAGAATTCCGAACAACCTGAACATAATTTTTAATGATGTTAAGGCAAATGATATTCTACTTTCAATCAGAGAAATTGCCGTATCTACCGGGTCAGCATGCGCATCCGGTGAAGCTAAAAAAAGTCATGTGCTGTCTGCATTAGGTTTGTCCTCTGACAAGATCAGTTCTTCAGTCAGATTCGGAATTGGCAGATTTAATACTGAAGAAGAAATAGATTTTGTGATTGAAAAACTAACTGAAACTATTAACAGGCTAAAATCAAAAAATAATTTTATCTCAACAGAAGAGAGAACACTAACCAAATAG
- the nuoL gene encoding NADH-quinone oxidoreductase subunit L translates to MTESLLVKLLLVVLFLPLIGFTAVLFFGKKIKYAYIIENVIIILSFLLSVFVMYAKLSYFTDQKIVSEVEWINIGGVSIELGIMIDNLTVIMMFVVMLISMLVHIFSITYMHGDKRYNRYFAYLGIFTFSMSGIVLTHNILMMYIFWELVGLSSYLLIGFWYEKKSASDASKKAFLVNRIGDIGMFAGILILFLTYNTFSFDKIFEAIAGGQLPFGSEFWLTITGILIFCGAIGKSAQFPLHVWLPDAMEGPTPVSALIHAATMVAAGVFLVTRVFTMLTGDALLFIATIGALSAFIPATIALTQNDIKKVLAYSTVSQLGYMIMALGVGAYTFAFFHLITHAFFKACLFLGSGSVIHGMHHEQDITKMGGLRKKMPITYATFLLASLAISGIPLTSGFLSKDGILAGTYAFGSLTGNWIFPVVGFLVAFLTAFYMFRLIILTFHGEPKNKEKFDHVHESKFAMAMPLVVLAALSVFIWYTPNPINADAGWFLTKWVKAPEISAPQNTRYDFMKSDVIHSFESESHQETNHEVVYSESYTEALHHAHIPAVILSLLVAVGGILLAFVMYEWKKINADKLAEKVKPLYNMSYNKWYFDEFYQATFVAGTIGLSRLLAWFDNKVVDGLVNASASVTRGISRFSGTFDNVVVDGFVNFMAYFSGMIGLIFRRFQTGKVQTYIVFVIFSLIILLFLFKSF, encoded by the coding sequence ATGACTGAATCACTATTAGTAAAATTATTACTCGTCGTTTTATTTCTTCCCTTAATAGGATTTACTGCGGTTTTATTCTTTGGCAAGAAAATAAAATATGCTTACATAATTGAGAATGTTATAATCATACTTTCATTCCTTCTTTCAGTTTTTGTGATGTACGCTAAGTTAAGTTACTTCACAGATCAGAAAATAGTCTCTGAAGTTGAGTGGATTAATATTGGCGGTGTTTCAATTGAACTCGGGATAATGATTGATAATCTCACAGTTATTATGATGTTCGTTGTAATGCTGATAAGTATGCTTGTGCATATTTTCTCAATCACTTATATGCACGGAGACAAACGTTATAACAGGTATTTTGCCTACCTCGGAATTTTTACTTTCTCAATGTCAGGTATAGTTCTTACACATAACATCCTGATGATGTACATTTTCTGGGAACTCGTCGGTTTATCATCTTACCTGCTTATTGGTTTCTGGTATGAAAAAAAATCAGCGTCAGATGCTTCTAAGAAAGCGTTCCTTGTAAACAGGATCGGCGACATTGGAATGTTTGCTGGAATTTTAATTCTCTTTCTTACATACAATACATTTTCTTTTGATAAAATTTTTGAAGCAATTGCCGGTGGACAATTACCATTCGGCAGTGAGTTCTGGTTAACGATAACAGGAATATTAATCTTCTGCGGCGCTATCGGAAAATCTGCACAATTCCCTCTTCACGTCTGGCTTCCTGATGCAATGGAAGGTCCGACCCCCGTCAGCGCATTGATCCATGCCGCGACAATGGTTGCAGCAGGTGTGTTCCTTGTAACAAGAGTATTCACAATGCTAACCGGTGACGCATTACTTTTTATCGCGACTATCGGCGCATTGTCCGCATTCATTCCGGCTACGATCGCATTAACACAGAATGATATTAAAAAAGTTTTAGCTTACTCAACTGTAAGTCAGCTTGGTTATATGATTATGGCGCTTGGTGTAGGCGCATACACTTTTGCATTCTTCCATTTGATAACACACGCATTCTTCAAAGCTTGTTTGTTCCTCGGTTCAGGATCAGTGATTCACGGAATGCACCACGAACAGGATATAACAAAGATGGGTGGACTAAGAAAGAAAATGCCAATCACTTATGCTACCTTCCTGTTAGCATCACTTGCCATTTCTGGTATTCCGCTTACATCAGGATTTTTAAGTAAGGATGGAATTCTTGCAGGTACTTACGCATTCGGTTCTTTGACCGGCAACTGGATATTTCCGGTTGTAGGTTTTCTTGTAGCTTTCCTTACTGCGTTTTATATGTTCAGGTTAATCATACTTACATTCCACGGTGAACCGAAGAATAAAGAAAAGTTCGATCACGTACATGAATCAAAATTTGCAATGGCGATGCCTCTTGTTGTGCTTGCTGCTTTATCGGTATTTATCTGGTACACACCAAATCCAATTAATGCTGATGCCGGATGGTTCCTTACAAAATGGGTTAAAGCTCCGGAGATTTCCGCTCCACAAAATACCCGTTACGATTTTATGAAGAGTGATGTTATTCATTCATTTGAAAGTGAATCACATCAAGAGACAAATCATGAAGTAGTTTATTCTGAAAGTTATACAGAAGCACTGCATCACGCACACATACCTGCTGTGATACTTTCACTTCTTGTTGCCGTCGGAGGTATTCTACTTGCATTTGTTATGTATGAATGGAAAAAAATAAATGCAGATAAACTTGCAGAAAAAGTTAAACCTCTTTACAACATGTCATATAACAAATGGTACTTTGATGAATTTTACCAGGCAACATTTGTAGCTGGCACAATTGGTTTAAGCAGGTTACTTGCTTGGTTTGATAATAAAGTAGTAGATGGTCTGGTAAATGCTTCTGCAAGTGTTACGCGCGGTATATCAAGATTCAGCGGAACATTTGATAATGTAGTTGTTGATGGCTTCGTAAACTTTATGGCTTACTTCAGCGGAATGATCGGATTGATCTTCAGAAGATTCCAGACAGGTAAGGTTCAGACGTACATCGTGTTCGTGATATTCTCATTAATAATTTTGTTGTTTTTATTTAAATCATTTTAG